TGAGGGCATTCAACACCTTCTTTGAGATGGAGGGGATCGAGGCGATCGCGTACAGACTCAGGCAGGCCAGGTTCTCGGCACAGCACATGGATGTGCTTGTCGACTCAAGATACCCCGAGTACTACCTCGCCATAGAGTGCAAGAGCCTCGCCACAGAGGGCCCTCTTTATTTCAAGCAGCACTTCTCCCCAGACCAGATCGAGAGGGAGAGCAGGTTCGTGGAGCTATCAGGTCGCACAGGGGTGCTGGCGGTTGAGTTCCGGGGAGGGAGAGGCAGATCAAAAAGAGCTCATCTGATACCCTGGTCTGTCGTGAAGGAGATCCGCGATTCAGGCGCGTCATGCCTGGCCATCGAGACGGTCGAGAGCTATCCTGGTATTCCAAGAGTCAGAGGAGGCTACAGGATGAGCCACGATACTGTATCAGAGCTGTATAATGCATGTCGATACGGATGAGGATATCAGATCTGAACACAACGGCGTCTGCGTGCCAGAGTTGCTGCGGGTTGCATTCGTGTGGTCACTCCGGCATGCCAACAACTTAAAATGCGATCCCGACACAGAGAATGTGGAGCTCTGAAGGTGCTCATTTCAATAAGAGGTGAGTCAGTTGCCTCCTGTCAACAAGGCGATAGTCTTCCTGGGGCCTGAGGACTGCTACGGCCCGTGTGGCTGCGGGATGGACATGGCCATTCTGCCTGTGCTTGTGCCAAAGGACTGGTACCTTGAGGAGTGCCCTCCTGAGGTGGCGAACGATTTCTTCTGCATGGGCGAGGACTTCAGAAGGATATGCGGATTCACAATAAACAATGTGTTTGAATATGAGATGAACGGCGTCGAGTACTTTGCGAACTTCTCATGCTGCAGGGAGTGCGCAGAGCGCGCTGTGAACCAGGGATATGCTGTCTGGGCTGACAGGGATTACCCCATGTCTCTGAGGTGAGGTGTTTGGCATGCAGGATCTACACAACGCCTGAGTGCCCGAGATGCGAGCAGCTGAAGGTGTTTCTTGAGAGAAGGGGTGTGAGCTTTGAGGTTGTCGATATGACAACAGCCGAGGCCCTCACAGAGCTCAGGGTCAATGGAGTGTTCACGATGTCCGCGCCGGTGCTGGAGATAAACGGCAGGTTCTACACAACCGGAGATCTGTTCGATGGCGATCGGCTCAAGGAGCTTGAGCTCTAGAACTCCATACCCCTAACCCTGTTTATATCGAACACTGCCGTCCTGGCGACGTGCATGACCGCGAAGGTGCCCGCCTGGATCGGATCTGTGACGACAAGGTCTGCCTGCCTGGGCACAGTGCCCGCCATCTTCAGGGCTATGACAGGTATCCCCTCCTTCTGGAGCTTGGCCACCTCCTCTGTTATGCGCCCGCCCATCAGGGCGCCTGCCAGGATTAAAATCGAGGCCCTGTGGAGCCTGCTCACAGCGCTCACGGCATCAGCGATTGCATCCTCTCCCACAAGCGGGATCGTGTCGACGCTTATCCTCTCCCCCCGCAGGTTGTGCCTGTCGGCCTCGCTGACCGCTCCAACGGCAGCCTGGGCGACCTGAGCGCCCCCTCCTATGATTATGACCCGCGAGCCGTAGATCTGGTTGAATGAGGGGTGCACTGTGACCTCGTATACCTGTGGCATTGATCTGAGCGACTCCACCACGCCCTCAATCCCACCACGCACATCCCCCTCGATCTCCATGTACACCGTCCCCTTCCCCCTGTTAACGCCCCTGTCCAGGACGAACTGCTGGGTGTAGACGATATTGCCGCCGCGCTCCGCCACCACGCCTGCTATATCGCGCAGCATGCCGGGCCTGTCCTCGCATATTATGTTTATCGCAAAGCTCGTCTTATCCCCCATGATCTCAGACCTCCATCAGACTTCAAGTAATGATGTGCACCAGATGAATCTTATCTCATCCCTCCAACAGGTTTTATCGCAGACCGGCCAGGCGCCTGACAACCAGATCCGGTGCAATCTCGCCCCTCTTGATCAGAATGGGCAGTGTGCGAAATTACAGCAATTTCGGCACACTGCCGGATACATAGCGTATATATACTTTGAATAGATCCAATTGCCGTCACAACTCCTGCTCCATAACAAAATGTTTTAACCATTGCGTTGATCTATCCAGACTATGGGTAGAAAGAGAGTTCATGAAGTGAGT
The window above is part of the Methanothrix sp. genome. Proteins encoded here:
- a CDS encoding DUF5612 domain-containing protein, coding for MGDKTSFAINIICEDRPGMLRDIAGVVAERGGNIVYTQQFVLDRGVNRGKGTVYMEIEGDVRGGIEGVVESLRSMPQVYEVTVHPSFNQIYGSRVIIIGGGAQVAQAAVGAVSEADRHNLRGERISVDTIPLVGEDAIADAVSAVSRLHRASILILAGALMGGRITEEVAKLQKEGIPVIALKMAGTVPRQADLVVTDPIQAGTFAVMHVARTAVFDINRVRGMEF
- a CDS encoding glutaredoxin family protein, which gives rise to MRCLACRIYTTPECPRCEQLKVFLERRGVSFEVVDMTTAEALTELRVNGVFTMSAPVLEINGRFYTTGDLFDGDRLKELEL